The DNA segment AGCCGCCTCAATGGAGGCGTTTAACGCCAGTAAATTTGTCTGCCCCGCAATGGCATCCACCACGGAAACAAAGTTTAAAATTTTGCCTGTGCTGGCTTGGAGTTGCTGGATAAGTTGGCTCGATTGCTGGGCACTCTCCACTAGTTGCTGAGTGATCCGCTCGCTGGCCTCCACAACGGCGCAACTGTCCTTGGCTCGGCCTTCCGCTTGGCCCGCCGAAAAGGATGCCGTTTCGGCGCTGCTAGCAACCTCGGTAATGGTCGCCGCCATTTGTGTCATCGAGGCGGCGACTTGGTCAGTATCTTCCTGTTGGCTGAGTATTGCCCTGCGATTATTTTCTGCCACCGCATTGAGCTCTGTCACCATAGAGGCAATTTCTTCGCTGCGCCCAATCACATGCCCCACGGTTTGGCTCAGGGTCAAGGCCATTTGATTCATGCTCAAGGTTAACTCGCCAAGCTCATCCTTAGATTCTGCTTGAAGCACTCGGCTAAAGTTGCCCGACTCCATCATGGCGGCGGCATTACGCAAGCGTGTAATAGACCGCACTATGTACTGACTAAATAACATACCTATGCCTAATCCCAAGATGAGGGCGACCGACGAAATCACCATCAGGCCGTAAATCGCGCTTTTCTCCTCATCCTCAGTGATGGATACCGCGGTTTGGGTCATTTGCTCTAAACGCTGCGCAAACTGGCTGAGCTGGGTGTTGAATTGGGATTGAGTTCGCTCAAGGTCGCTCACCTGCTGCACCAACGCCGTGGCCTGAGTATGTTGCTGTATCGCATTCACCACTGTCGCTAGCTGGGCATCATAGTCGCGATAAACGCGAATGATGTCGGTGACTTCTTGGATCAATTGTTGGGTTTTGTCGCGTAATTCAGGCGGTTG comes from the Shewanella seohaensis genome and includes:
- a CDS encoding methyl-accepting chemotaxis protein, which codes for MLGFFKDLRIKYKMGSLIGIMLLLMLLLAAFSLLKMKRVTDEIHTITAENLPLVKLSSEVTILQLESSISLEKAFRASEIPVSAQERLIEGFIGEVIQHKERINGELLSTQTMLNEALTLPQPPELRDKTQQLIQEVTDIIRVYRDYDAQLATVVNAIQQHTQATALVQQVSDLERTQSQFNTQLSQFAQRLEQMTQTAVSITEDEEKSAIYGLMVISSVALILGLGIGMLFSQYIVRSITRLRNAAAMMESGNFSRVLQAESKDELGELTLSMNQMALTLSQTVGHVIGRSEEIASMVTELNAVAENNRRAILSQQEDTDQVAASMTQMAATITEVASSAETASFSAGQAEGRAKDSCAVVEASERITQQLVESAQQSSQLIQQLQASTGKILNFVSVVDAIAGQTNLLALNASIEAARAGDQGRGFAVVADEVRALATRSQTATQEISQLIQTLVLDAQSAVDSFGKNEQQINESSLQVKQIKQNLFEILDALTQLSQANAQVATASEEQAVTAEDISERLNTIRDSGESVLNSAFETAKASESLSQQANTLREAMQQFKVREA